From Zingiber officinale cultivar Zhangliang chromosome 5B, Zo_v1.1, whole genome shotgun sequence, the proteins below share one genomic window:
- the LOC121987350 gene encoding probable protein phosphatase 2C 74: protein MVEYPTEFLCSMACFLARLLHMLRKFLSMVLCSVNSKPSDRRRHPFQDHEVVLKKAARRRPARIAIPKPLATPAAAFAVGQEEGDAVEEVQAESGDYCVASKRGQRHKMEDGYVVISNIHGDSKQAFFGVFDGHGGRAAVDFVSEKLGKNIVTALDEVEDEEGEREANGRVEMAIRAGYSTTDREFLNQGLTSGACAATVLVKDGEMHVANVGDCRVVMSHRGVANALTDDHRAAREDERNRIQNNGGFVTCHNGTWRVQDTLAVSRSFGDLSLKEWIISEPEIKNIHLTPDCEFLILASDGLWDKVTNQEAVDVVSRHGSLLESCKVLIELSCRRGNKDDITVMVIQLKSFVQLKG, encoded by the exons ATGGTTGAATATCCCACAGAGTTCCTTTGTTCCATGGCGTGTTTCCTTGCCCGCCTCCTTCACATGCTGCGTAAGTTCCTATCCATGGTGCTGTGCTCCGTCAACTCCAAGCCCTCCGATCGCAGGCGGCACCCCTTCCAGGATCATGAGGTCGTTCTCAAGAAGGCGGCGAGGAGAAGGCCGGCGAGGATTGCGATACCGAAGCCTTTGGCCACCCCCGCAGCAGCATTTGCGGTCGGGCAGGAAGAAGGGGACGCCGTGGAGGAGGTGCAGGCTGAGAGTGGGGATTATTGCGTGGCGAGTAAGCGAGGGCAGAGGCATAAGATGGAAGATGGCTATGTGGTCATATCCAACATCCATGGAGATTCCAAACAG GCGTTCTTCGGTGTGTTCGACGGACATGGCGGACGCGCAGCTGTAGACTTTGTGTCAGAGAAGCTCGGGAAGAACATTGTTACAGCTCTGGACGAGGTGGAagatgaagaaggagaaagagaagcAAATGGAAGGGTGGAAATGGCGATCAGAGCAGGGTATTCGACCACGGATAGGGAATTCCTAAATCAG GGCTTGACCAGTGGAGCTTGTGCAGCCACAGTGCTAGTGAAAGACGGTGAAATGCACGTGGCTAATGTGGGCGATTGCAGGGTGGTAATGAGCCACAGGGGAGTGGCCAACGCCCTCACCGATGACCACCGTGCTGCCAGAGAAGACGAGCGAAATCGCATCCAAAACAAC GGAGGGTTCGTGACATGCCATAACGGCACCTGGAGAGTGCAGGACACTCTTGCCGTGTCCAGGTCCTTTGGTGATTTGAGCCTCAAGGAGTGGATTATCTCTGAGCCAGAGATTAAGAACATCCACCTGACTCCAGATTGTGAATTTCTAATATTGGCCTCTGATGGGTTGTGGGATAAG GTCACAAACCAAGAGGCCGTTGACGTTGTCTCACGGCACGGGAGCCTGTTGGAGTCGTGCAAAGTACTCATAGAATTGTCCTGCAGACGAGGCAACAAGGACGACATTACCGTCATGGTTATACAACTCAAAAGCTTTGTACAGCTTAAGGGCTGA